The following proteins come from a genomic window of Salvia hispanica cultivar TCC Black 2014 chromosome 4, UniMelb_Shisp_WGS_1.0, whole genome shotgun sequence:
- the LOC125219128 gene encoding WD repeat-containing protein 43-like, translating to MGKKEKSSKRKNRDTGVTSEVLLHKSIGDKDGFDVVEDLSEPTMGEKLATLKLEGNDNSPENTDSSLPAKPPSAASVNILVKQALHADDRALLIDCLSRQDDKVIANSLSLLNPSDVLKFLKSLVPIIQLRGAVLACALPWLRSLLLQHSSSIMSQESSLAALNSIFQIIESRVSTFNPALQLSSSLDLLYADSVDDEVEENNIIAPVIYEDDDESDDDASDDYSMEVDTIEDGEEPILYSDISDAEEDGEISD from the exons ATGGGAAAGAAGGAAAAATCTTCGAAACGGAAAAACCGAGACACCGGAGTAACCAGTGAGGTCTTGTTGCACAAGA GTATTGGAGATAAAGATGGATTTGATGTTGTGGAAGACTTGAGTGAACCAACCATGGGTGAAAAACTTGCAACCCTCAAGTTGGAAGGAAACGACAATTCCCCTGAAAATACAGACTCTTCTCTTCCGGCAAAGCCACCTAGTGCAGCCTCAGTTAATATCTTAGTTAAGCAAGCACTGCATGCTGATGACCGAGCCCTTCTCATAGATTGCTTATCCAGACAAGATGACAAA GTTATTGCAAACTCACTTTCACTGTTGAATCCTTCTGACGTCCTCAAGTTCTTAAAGTCTCTTGTGCCGATAATTCAGTTAAG AGGTGCTGTTTTGGCATGTGCTCTTCCATGGCTCAGAAGTTTACTTCTTCAGCATTCTAGCAGTATAATGTCCCAAGAATCTTCCTTGGCTGCTTTAAACTCTATATTTCAG ATAATAGAATCAAGAGTCTCAACCTTCAACCCTGCTCTTCAACTATCAAGTTCATTGGACTTGCTTTACGCAGAT TCTGTTGATGATGAAGTGGAGGAGAATAATATAATTGCGCCTGTTATatatgaagatgatgatgaaagTGATGATGATGCATCTGATGATTATTCCATGGAAGTTGACACCATAGAAGATGGTGAAGAGCCTATACTCTACAGTGATATCAGTGATGCCGAAGAGGATGGCGAAATCAGTGACTAA